TAGGCATGCGTTAGGCTTCAGggaaacaatttcatttttccaagtAGCTTTGCCTTCTATTTTGCAGTTACATGAACCCCTCTGGAGCCTCACTATGCCAAAGCCCAACAAGGCACAGTAGTTATCCAAGCACAAAAGAATCTTGAAGCATCCCCTTTAGGCCAGGTGTTCAAATTATTCAAGTGCTTAGCTGTGGCCCTTGCATGGCTACGCAGGTTTTGCCTATCAGCAATCCCAAACAGAGCATTCAGTTCAGCAACAGATAATCCCTGCTCCGTCCCAGCACCTTTCTGTAGTATTCTCCAAGAAGAAGAGTGTTGCTGTCCCCTTCGCCTAGCTCTTCATCCCAAAACCAACTATCAGACCTTTGATCCAGGGACTGACCTTGCAGCTAAGCAATGGTACAGACATactttccattttcctcctcGGAGTAGGCAATGACAATACCCCCACTTTTATTTACTTCAATAAAATTCCTCGCTCACCAGCACAAAACAAGACAAGCATCAATTGGGAAACAGCTGTCGGAAGCTGCTTCAACCATCCAGAATCTCAGCAGCTTATCCCAGAGAGGTGGAGTCAAGTTGCATGGAGCAAAAAGAACTACTGATAAGGACAGTCGTGCTCATCTGCTACACACCATAGGCAGACCACGCGTACTGTACAGATGATGCAGTTATGTGGAGTATCAAGGGAGCTCGCTTATGTACACAAACCTACCTGATACAGCCATCAAACATGCCGGGCCTGAAGGGAATGCCATGACCCATATCTGCAAGGAGAAGGTCTCCTTCCACCTCCCTTTCCATGGCCACATCTGCACAGAACAGAGCATGGCTCAGGCAACCAGCCCACACCTTTGGGGACCACCTCTGAGGTGAGACAAGGGCGACAGGGGAGGAAGGCCTGCTCACCCAGCATGGCAGGGCTGATGTCCATGCCAATCCAGTAGTGACCCTCGTCAGAGATGTAATCCCCGCTCAGCCCAGAGCCACAGCTGAAGGGAGGAAAGTGCTGGGATCACGGCCCGGTCTGAGGGCAATACTGCCCAGCCACGCCACTCCAGCAGCCCGTCACGGATCTTTAGCCCACAACAGAGAGCCAAGGGCGCTGCCAGGCCTAGATGCCCCTCGCCCCCCGGCACCCATCCGGCCCCCAGGTGCCCCACGTGCCCTGACAGAGGTCAGGGCCTCCACTCACCCCACATCCAGGAGGAGGCACGGCCGGTCCTCAGGCAgtcccagcagctccacagcccGCTCCGACATCTGCGACTGGATCTCTGCCACCCGGGAGCTGCggggcacagccagcaggctgcagccccgcggcgggccgCCCCCGCCTCACGGCAGGCCCGCGCCCCCGCGGCAGGCCTGACGGCCCCACCGTCAGCCCCCCTCCCCGTGGGAGGCCTCCAGCGCGGCCACACGGCGGGGTGCGCCCCCCCGGCAGGACCCCGCACCCTCCGCCCCACGACgagccgcccccccgcccgcgcgGCCCGGCAGCCCCGCAGCGATCCGCCCGCCCTACTTCTGCGTGTACTTCCGCGCCTCGGCCTCATCGTAGAACTGCAACGAGAGAGCGGCGGCGGTGAGGCCCGGCGGCCCAGCGCGGCCCGGGGCtccccacccgccgccgccccgcgctcACCAGCTCGGGCGGGCCCCGGTGCTCGGGCCGGCGCCCGCTGCCCGCCATGCCGCCGTGACGTCACTgagccgcgccgccgcccccctgCGCCTGAGatggcggcgggcgggcgctgAGGCGGCGGGGTGCGATGGAGCCGGCCGCGCTGGGCCGCCTGCGGCGCctcctgcccgccgccccccgggccccgcggcTCGGCCGCGCCCTGGCGCCGTCCCGCGGCGGGCAgacgggcggcggcggcggcggagctCCGCGGGCGCGCCGCGACCTGTACGAGGTGCTGGGGGTCCCGGCCACGGCGACGGCGGCGCAGATCAAGACGGCGTACTACGAGCAGTCGTTCCGCTACCACCCCGACCGCAACGCCGGcagcgctgccgccgccgcccgcttCGCCGCCGTTAGCGAGGCCTACCGGGTgctgggcagcgctgccctACGCCGTAAGTACGACCGCGGCCTCCTCAGCGCCGAGGACCTGcgcggcgccccgccgcccccgccccggccccgtgccccggccccgccgccggcccggccccccgccaCCGCCCGCCGTTGGCCCGTTCCCCCGCCCTTCGACTTCGACGCCTTCTACCGAGCGCACTAcgggcagcagctggagcggGAGCAGGTGCTGCGGGCGCAGCGGGAGAAGCTGCGCCTCCTCCGGGAGGAGGCAGCGGCCCAGGGACGCTTCCGGCTCCTCTCCGACCTCTCCGTTGCATTCCTCCTCGTGCTGGGTTTTGCTGTCCTCTACGGCCTCAAGTGACAGCAGGGCCGGGCAGCCACCAGGGCTCCCACCCAGCTCCACCGCTGTGGTGGGACAGTCATCGGTGGGCACGGCAGCTGGCTGCGGGGCGTCCCCTGTGCCCGTGCAGCTGGCAGGCACTGTATGCAGGGTTTGCTCCTCAGGCTGCCGTAGTTCCCTTCTGCTGGTGTGACCTTCAGCCACAGTACGTGAGCAGCAGGCTCCGTGTGCAGGCTCTGCTCTGTGGGCTGTGACCTGACCCCTCTGCCAGCATGGCCATCAAACATGGAGTGCAACTGACAGGCATGGTACGTGGTTGTGATGTGACCTCCACAAGCGCGACCTGCAGACAGCTCGTGACCACCAGATACCACATgtgggctctgctctgcaggctgcagtgtgcccCAGCTGCCAGTGTGACCTTGCAGATGTGGTGTAGAGGCTCAACGGGCTGCAGTGTGCCCCCTCTGCCGGTTTGACCTGCAGACACGGTGCCTGACAGGTAAATGCAGTTCATGGACTCTGCTTTGTGGACTGTGACGCGTACCTTCCGTTCGTGCTGCTGTTTGACCTTGGTGGGATCCACGTGCCTGTTCTAAGCCACAGCAGAGATTAAATGGCTATCGGTGGCGTCTGTGTGCTGTGTCTGTTCGTGGGAGatggtctcaccagtgctgagtttGCTGCTATTTCAAGACCAGCCACCTCTGTGCTGTCACACCTGTTACTGCATTTTTGGGGAGTGTTAGGAGTGTTTGTTTCCAAACTGCATCGTTGCCTTTTGTCTGTCCCTGTTCAGGGCTTGCCTCACTGTGTGGCAAGTATGGAAGTCTTGgattcagcagcacagaagacTAAAACCTGAGCTCATGTCGGCTCATGTCCTGGTCAGCAGGTGACATCACCTGCAGGTGCTTGCCAAAACACTTCAGTATTGAGAGTAGCCTGTCCTGTCTAGGTCTTGCCAGGAACTTCACACATGACCATCCCGCACAGGCCTTTGTGGCTGGGAGTAGTACACTTCAGAGCACCGAGTGGCATTACTTGTTTTACATGTATCTAAGCATAATTTGCACATAAGAGTATTTGCTTATTTAAGTATTGAAGTGTTTTAATAACTAAAGAATGTGTCTTTCAGAGCTTCTGTCTTACCTTGGGTGAAGGTTTCACCTATGCTATGCTGGTTCTACATGGAGTGAGTGAAGCTTACTGAATTCTGAGTGTGCCACAGACTTCATTTGCGTTATTTTGTACTGATTTGCTGGGCCTGCCTGGCAGTGGTCTGTGCAGGAGCCAAGTCCTCGCCTCTCACTGCAGTGACCCTGGGTTATGTCTTCTGCCAgcacaaaaatgttaaaagcaaatGCCCCGTGTTTTCCAGTTGCAGAGTTCTGTAATACTGAACAGAGCCTGGAGCAGTAGTGTGGCAGAGAGTGTAATGTCTATTGGTACAGGGTATATGCTGTACAGGAgagctttttgccttttctggaAAGCATTGTACCACTCCCAGCTACAGACTTTGGAGACTGCTGCATGTTTGCAGCAAATTCAGCCCAGGGGCAGAGAGCTTTCCAGGATCCTCTCTGGTTGTCAGTCCGTCCCTCTGTGTGGGATTATGTCAGCATGTGAAGAGCCGGAACCTGGCGTTCAAGGGCATTGGTTACAGAGTGATAGTGTCTGGAGCTGTGGCTCTATAAACCAAGTCACTTGAAAGACCAGAGGCAGTTTCTCTGGCAGAGTTTGGCAGGAAACATTTGCTTCCAGGCTGGAAAAGCTAGGGATGTCCATGGGATGTGGTGGGTACTAGGGAGCACCTCTCTAGTTCCTGGCATCGTAGCTTGCAGGTTTTTAAGGCAGCCCTAGCAAACACGAGGTGTCCTCTGGATTGACCTTTCTTAAATCTATGTAGTGCTGAGGCCTGGGAGCTGTTCCCCCAGGCAGACTCCATAGCCAGCCCTGGGCCAGCTTCCTGGCAGAGGGATGGTCTGGTGTGGTGCAGCGTGGAGCAGGAGGAACAGGCTAGCTGttgtgctgcctgcacccctctGTCCTGTAACACCGGAACAGGGAAGAGTTGCTCCAGTAAGCCAGCTGGGCCGGTGCTCCTGCTCTGTGTCTGGTGTTTGTGTCTGAAATTGGGGAGTGAAGCACCCAGGCACCACAACCGGGTTAATCCATGTGACTTTCATTGGGTGGTTTGGGCGGTTCGTATTACtggttcttcctcttcttcctcagggCTTCATGATGTATCTTGAACATTAAAGATATCCAGCTATAAACTGGTGATGAAATGACACGTCTTTCTtttggtgggctttggtggtAAATATTCCTCATACTTGCTGAGAAAATGGAGGGTAGGGGACAGGCTGGTGTTTCACATAGTGactgcagcagggtggggagggggggtgtccTGTTTCCCTGAGGCTGTGGTGGGAAGGGTGGGCACACTGCCTGCAGTCGGTGGGGAATGGCCTCCCTGGGCCACCGTGGACTTCACTCCTGCCTGCTGGAGACCCGTTCTGCGCTGCCTGACACACAGGCGTTGCAGCGCGCTTGTGGCATACCCTCTGTACTCACTGTGCTCTCTGTACTTGCATACCGCAGGTAGCgttcagttttgctgctgagtTTGGCCAGAGAAGGGGAAGCATGGCATCCAGGGTGTGGAGGGATGCTTTGGGGCATCCAGTCTGTCACTTTTGGGGTGGTACAATGTATACTTCTCCTCAGCGTCACCTTCGCCCTGGTTGGGCCTGAAtgctcctctgctccaggaAGGATTTCAGGAGCTCAGGCACAAAGTGGCTGAAGCTAGTCCAAATGCACAGACCGACTGACAGCTCCCAGCACACCAGGTTACTACCCTTTTGTCTTCTCGTGTCAATATTGTCATCCCATTCTTGTCTTTCCCTAGTTGTTTCCCTGATGGAGAGGTGCTAGGAGCAGCTGCATTTCTTGCAGTTCTCCTTTAGCCAGGTGAGTGCAGTCCTTGTGCAGTGCCTGTGGCACAACTACTAGGGGAAACACAGCAGGGCCTAGCAATGACAGAagtgctgtggcagcaggggCTTGCGTGAGCTGTACAAGCCCCCCAGGATCAGAAGGTCAAagtggaaaaggagaggaaacaggGCCCAAGTGGGGCTGATAGGGTGTGTGAGGCTTGCTGCACAGGGACCTACTCTGTATTTAAACCCCGTGTTCTACCTCTCATGGCTGTGGCTGAGCAGTACTGTTGCTGAGAGGTGACTATTCGGTGCTCCCAGTAGTGGGACGCTGAGCAATTGGAGAGGGCTACAGAGCTGTCTTCGGAGAGGGAAAAGCACCAGGCAGATCAGTGACAGCCATGAGGAGTTTGCTTTCCTTCACACGTGCTGCAAGGGGGATGGGCTTGTGCACTGCTTCAGCACCTTTGGCTGAATCTTAGCCATGCAGCAGAGGGTGAAGCTCTGCAGCTACCTGTGGCCTTGGCTGTTTTCACACCTCAGGGACAACAGGGATGGATCCTTGGGGGTGCTGAGCCAGAGAGGGTTGTTTCTGTGACAGCGCCCAtcttcctgcagctgggggcAAAGCAGCCATGGATAGGGGTCATGGCAGGGAACAGCTTCCACTCCCAGATGTACTGCGGGCCTTGCCTCCTTTTGAGGATGTATCCAGTTACCACAAGACATATCTCAGTAACGTACTGCAGTCACAGCTGTTACAcagcacacacccccacaccctgGCCTATGCCCTCGAGGTGCTGAGGATGGCAGTCTCGGGTGGGGAGGAGGTCACCGTGAGTAGCTGGCATCCTGAGGCCTTTGCTGGGAAGAGTGTGATGTTCACAAGGgagatttcttcttccactcTTGAGTCCACTGGGGCCACCTTTACACATTTTCTAGCACATCCTACCCCTCCCCTCTCTTTATTGCTGTGCAGCTCCATGTTATGTCTGCCTTTATAGTAAGTGATGTATTGCATGCACACTGGGTGCTAGTCCTTTACTCTCTTACCCCTGATGCAAATTTTTGCTAGCTCTTAGATTTGTGTCGCTGTAAGGAACTGCCCAAGGGTGAGTTGCTGGTGGGGCCTCAGCTATCACCCTGTGCCCACGCCTCCAGGCCTGTACTGCTCTACCCTGCACCTTCACCCCTGGGTTTATTCTGTGTAACTTCTTGTTACTCATTCTCACCCTTGGATTAGAAACAACAGACATCACACCATGCCTTTGTAAAAGGGAagcaaaactaaaccaaactaGTTAATGGCCACTTGGTAATTAGATGCTGTTACAAACTAAGTAAATCAAACAAAAGCTCCAGGCAAGCCGAGACAAGCCTGGATAAAGCCTGACAGCCCTAGTTCTGAGGCGCTGCATGCTCAGTGCAGACCCCATTCCTCATCTTATCCCAGCCTGTTCTTGTGGGCTGGCAACAGCATAACCACAGGCctggggtgctgagctgctcaCCTACCTGCTGGGTAGTGCAGCCTGTGGGCACAGGGTCTCCGTGTTTCATTAGGGCCTCTTCTCTACATCTAAGGAAGCTGGGCTGCTCTTTGGGAAGGAAGGGGTTAAACCCGGCTCCTGGCAGGTCTTTAGGGgtgccagctgggctgggggcatgAGGGGCAGGGACaaggagctgcaggctgggtgAGCAAGGTCCTACTTGGAGGGCTGGCCATCATGCCCCACCGCCACCACCAAGAGGGGCTGGCCTGGCCTGGAGCCAGGTGAggggacagccccagccctcaccTGGCCTGGGAtctgcaggcagggctctgcaccccacttctgtgctgctggcctcGAGGTGGCTCTAGGAGGGCAGCTCCCCTGCCCTTCAACAGCATCCCCTTGGGTGACTCCTCTGTTAATAGAGTTAACTGTTAATAGAGTTTCCTCTGTTCAagtcctgctgcctgtggagtGCCTGCTGCACAAGAGGCCCTGCGGGCACCCTGACATCACCTCCCGCTGGCTGGCCCCAGCCTGGGGTTTTGCATCTCCCACAGACCCGGGGTTGCAGCTTAAAGAGTTTcctgggggctgcctctgctggggGCCCCCCTTCTCACAGGTGTCCTGCccctcctgggctgggggctgctgcttgcCCAGCCTGGCTTCTGAAAAGCCAGGCCAGGGGTGgccacagagctggcagatgcCCCTCCTGGGTTTGGCTGCACACCAGCtggcagaggggctgagctggccccagggcagccgggccAGCGCAGAAATGAATGCAGGTGCACGCCTGGTGGCAACACTTCCTCCTCTAGCACGTTGACCCCCACCTTGacacagtgctgcagggcaggcagcgcttggtgcaggcagggagagccaCCGTTGCAGACAAGGAAGGGCACAGAGGGCtcaccctgtgctgctgccagctcctgcctgttaGCAGTGTTCCTGTCTTGTGCCCCATGCAGGACTTTGTCCTCAGCCcaaggggctggagctgccatACCACACACGCAGTGCTGCCATGTTCCCCAGAGGTGCAGGGTACGTAAGCTCCCTGCCAGGACCAGTGCATCTGGGGGGTGCAGCCACCTGCCTGGGGCACTACATGCCCCAAACTGGACAGGACCACCTCCAGGGTTGGAGGaacctccccagggcaggggcttGCCTTGCTTGGCAGCTTCCCAGGGGTTAAAGTACCTTAGCTGAAGTGGGGTGGTGGCCAGCCCAGCAGGACCATGGGGCTGCCAGGGCCTACCCACTGCCACCTGAGCTGGGCAGGCGCCTAGGGGTGCTACAGTGTTCCTATGGACAGAAGGCCAGCCAGGACCACAGCAGTCCAGGTCACTTTGTTCTTTGGATCATTACTTTTAGTGCTGTCAGCCtcagtgggacacactcaccATCCCCAGGCTGGAGAGAGGCAGCTGCTCGCCTTGAAGGCTCACGCTCTTGAGGCCACATCTGCCCTTGCCCTAAGGTGACTCAGGACCTGCCTGGGGCCAGGGAAGTTTGTCCTAGTGCTGGTGGCAGACCCACACAGCATCGCCTGGGactgcccagccctggggagctgtgCAAGGCAGGCACTGGCTGGGGAAACCCACTGATTGTGCCTGactgggttttgggtttgggtggcTCGACTCTTTGTGCATGGTCGTGTGCACTAGtgccagccccagtgctgcACCAGGTCCCATGTGGCAGGGCAGTGACACACTTTAGCATTGCCTTTGGCTGGCATTCAGTCTGTACAGGTGCCTGGCTCTGGGCTCCAGCATGCACTGTATCCTCACACCATTGCCTTGGCGTCCTTTCCTCCTGAGCCAAGTGCTAAGGTGGCCTTCCTCTCCCAGGCGGGCATCCAGATCCCCAGGGAGATGCCTTGTGCTTATCTAtgcccagctgctcccctcACCCCTGCTGTCTTGTGTGTGCATGCTCAGAGCCCTAATAGCTCAACACGCACACATCACTTGGGCCCATATCCCCATGCTGTACCCACAGCTCTGGTCATCTCACACAGAATCTAGGGCAGCACTTGGGGTATCCTGGGCAACTATCTGGGGGACTCCAGGACACTGTGCATCCCAGCCCTCTCCAGACACAGCACAGATGGTCCCATACAGACCAGCTGGCCTCCTAAGTCCTCCTGCTTGGTCCTCATGTCTCCCTGGTTATGTTAGCCCTGCGAGACTGGTACGGGAATCCAACCAAGCTCTTGTGCTGTGGTTGCCAGCCTACTATAGTTCTTCCTCCTGGCATGTGGCAAGCCACAGAGCCCAAGTGTGGCAATCAGGTGTGTTCTGGTACCCTTATTGACAGGCTGCACCCAAACTGAGCCTGATGGGacccaggaaagcaggaggtGTTCTCTGAAACCCAGATGTTGCAGTGACTACTGTCTCCTTGCCTGCCAATAAAGCTGCAGTGGCTGGTCCCCAATTTATCCTAGTCTTAAGCTTGTTTTAACCGGTTATACTGGATGAGTGGCCCCAGTCCCACACGTGAGGGCTAGAGTTTGGCATAAGGGCGGGTACCCTCTGGTGGAGGGGGTGATCAGACACTAAGCCAATGGTCTGTATTTTAGGGTGCTTTGTAGCCAGAGCCAGGGCCCCTTGCTGCTTTGGGTCATTTCTAAGCAGTCTGTGTAACAGTGCCAAGCTGCAAGGCAGGCGGGCAACCGGGAAAGAAGTTAAATGCTACAACCAGACAAGGCTGAAAGTGTTAAGAGCTTGAAACCAAATCAAAAGCTAGAAACAGCACAAGAGATGCCCCAGAGCAAGGAACAAGTGCCCCAGGGTGCTGAGGAGGCTACAGCTGGAGGAATCTGGGCTGTCTGCCCCAGCCTTGTCTCATCATCCATTGCATGAAATTAAGTAAAGGATCAGAGGAGCTGGAGATGAAATAGGGTGAGCTCAGGCCACCCGCTGCCTTTTCCAGTGGTGGCCGAAGTCAGGGTTAGTGTGGGAGGGTGGATGGGGAATGGGTACTAAAACCACCATAGGGCTGTACGCAGGCTGATGAGAGCTGTTGCAGAGCCACGAGTAAGCCAGCTGGCTGTGAGGTATAACTCTTCATGGGGGCAAGGGCTTGGCTGCTGGCACGAGGCATCTCCAGTTACCAGAGGTCTTCACCATGTGTGGGGCCAGACTGCTGGGAGATGGCCCCTGGTACCTCTCTGGGGGGAAGCGCACACTCGCTGAGCTCTTGGCCCCCCTTGCAGggctcttccctttcccagggCATTGATGGGCTGAGCCAAATGCAGGTGCAACAtctgggggctccccaggctggaGGACCCTCCTTGACTGCCAGTCACTTCCAAGCCTGGCAAGTGTCCCCCCACACCACTTCCTCCCTGCCTATTCCATCCCCCTGTTCATAGCCAAAGCCAAGCAGTAACACAAGGCGTGGAAAAGGGCCTTTATTTAGAAAGCACATGGCACAGTGCTCCTGGGCCCTCTTCCTTGCTAtctcccaccctccccccacctcccatcACTGTTCCTCTTGCTGTGGATGCAGACACCTCCCCCCTGGCAGCTCCCCAAGGGCAAGACCCACTACCCAGCCACAGcgcccagcccaccccagccccagccaagAACTTCCATCCCTTGTAAGCACCCACCCCTGTGCCTGCTCAACAGACACCACAGCCCCTCAGAGCTGTGTCTACACCACACGCCCACCCCACATGCTCCCTGGCCAGGGTGTTCCTGCACAGCCCCTGTGGAGGCATGGGGGGGACatcccctgtccctgccctgctaACGGTGTGGAGGCTCCTGCTTCTGGTCTTGCagttgctgctgcctgcagaagggctgggggctgagcaAAGGGACGTGTCTGACGAGGTGCAGGGGTGAGACTGGGCTGGAGATTTCagagcagggagatgctggctgGTGTTCCAGGGCTGGGAGATGGCTTCTGGGAGGCACAGCTGGCATGGCAAAGGGCACAACGGCCTCCAAGGGGATGAGAAAGGTGGGCACAAAGCCGTAAGAGAGATCGAAGGCTTTGGGGGCTACTCCACTCCGCAGCGGGGCAAGACGGGCTGGTGCCAGGCTAGTCAGGGCACCTGGGCGCCCCACGAGGCCCACAGCGTCCCTGCCCGCCTGGTCCTTccgcagcagctcctgcagtttCTCCAGCTGCGTCTGGCAGATGTGGGAGCGTGTGCGGCTCTGGTGGAAGGACTCCAGAAAGGAATCGAGGGGCAGATCCTGGGCCAGGAACCGCTCTACCTGTGTCTGTGGAACAGGCAGTGGGACAGCGTTAAGCCAAGAGAGCCACAGGACCACAGAGGGAGCCCAGATGGTTGAGCACCATCCGGACCCTGGACTTTTCTCCAGGGCCTAGCACATCGGAGGGCATGGAGACTAGTCTGGGGCCCAGGagaggaaggggcagcagcacaggggtcTTGCCTGACTCACCTCCGACTCTGCCTCAGAGGCATCGAGCTTGGCTTGGAGCTGGCCCAGGGCACTCTGTGGGCTCCACTTCTTCAGGTACGCTTCTGTGTTGGGAAGGGATGGGGCTGCCCACAAACATTCTCCTGCATGCCTCCCCACTGATGGAGCTGTGGTCTTTGCCATCCCCAACCATCAgctctgcccaccccacccccctcaacTGAAAACACCCCCAAACACATCCCTGGAGCCACCTGCATGCTGAGGCCTGTACCGCACTGCAGCATCGGTCCTGGCCAAGGGCTGGCTATGTTGAAGGCAGCATCACCCCCCCAACTGCTCCTGATCATGGCTGGGCCATTTCCCTGGGATTTCAAGGATGCTGAGCCCACCCAGGCCCTTGTATTAACACAGGTTGCTCTGACCATGCTGGGCTCTGCTTCACCCCATCAGCTGCACCCCACTCAcccaggcactgctgcttctcccaaCACGCCTCTCTtatctcctgcagctcctgatACTTGATGGCTAGGGAAGCCTTCCCATCCTCCAGCCGCGGGCGCAGGGAGAGGTTCACCCTGGCCAGGGCGCAGTTTGAAGCCAAACACATCTCCCGCTCCAGCTGCAGACTCTGAAACTGTGGGGAAGGGAACAGGTTGTGGTGTGTCAGCACTGGGAGAAATGGGCAGAACCAGTCCGagctggcagcctgctgggagGGGGTCCATCTCCGTCCAGGGGTGAaccctctcctcctgcactgtacccatccctctgctctgcctggaaAGGGGCTGTGTCCCTGGGGGGGATGCAATGGCTGGACCCTGGCTGCGCACACCACAGGGCAGCTCACCCTGACCGTGGCAAACCTCACAACCCCCTTTGCAGGGGAGAGGACTCATTAGCTAATGAGGGTGTCAGGAGAGAGACACACACCCTCCCTTGCTGCACACCCACCTTCGGTGTCCGCACTGTgcggggaggggagcagagcgGTGCGAGGCGCAGGGGCAGGATGCTGGAGCCAGGCTAGGGCTGGTGGCGGCACAACCCGCCGCCGTCCCGCAGCGCAGCGCCGGGAGCCCCCgacgcccccggccccccccagcctcGGGGCAGCGGGAGCAACGACGGCAGCGGCCGTGGCCCCGCGGCGGGTTTTGGTGGCCCGAGGCTGCTTGGCAGGCGGTGGCTGCCGAAGCTTGGAGCGGTACCCCGAGTCCCcagcccgccgccggccgggaCGCTCCAGCTGGGGTTTCCCCGCGGCCACCCCGGCCCGGCCGGAGTGTTTCGCTGCCCCTCCGGAGCCCCCGGGCTCGGCGCGGGGGTGTCGGGACTAAGGGAGGACCAAGGAGCAGCGGTGCCAGGGGCCGGCGGGTGCAGCTGCGCAGGGCTCCATCCCGCGTACCGGGGAAGCTGCACGGCTCTGCCCGGCTCCGGGACCACCCCCCCGGCCGTACCTTCCTGCTGAGGCGGGCGGCGCGCTGCAGCCGGAGCTCGTCCTGCAGCAGGGCGCGGAGCTGCGCGGTGCTGAGCGCCCCGAAGCGGCGCGGGGAGCCGGTCGGCGCCGGGGGCCGGGACATGGGCCGGGGCACGACGAGCACAGGCCGGGacgcccccgccgccgggagccgagccccgccccgcccgcgccgcgccccgccccgcccccgccgcccttAAAGGCGCCGGAGCCGAGCACAAAGCGCTCCGGCTGTGCACCCGGCTGTGTGCATCCTGCACTGCGTGCATCCTGCACTGCACCCCGCTGTGTGCATCCTGCGCCTCGCTGTGTGCATCCTGCACTGCACTGTGTGCATCCTGCACCTCCCTGTGTCGTCCTGCACCCACCCTGCTGTGTGCATCCTGCACTGTGTAGTATCCTGCATCGCACCCTGCTGTGTCATCTTGTATTGCACCCTGCTGTGTGTCTCCTGCATCACACCCCGCTGTGTGCGTCCTGCACTGCACCGCGTGCAGCCTGCATTGCACCATGTGTGCCCTGTGCTGCACCACACTGTGTGCATCCCACTTCTCACTGCATTGGCCTCACCCTGGACTTCACGGCACTGCACTTGTGCATCCTGTGGACATCCTGGCACTGCTGTACCCATCGGCTCAGGAGAGAGAGAGCAAAGAGGCACCTGTCACTGCCAGCTCTGGGCGGGTCCCCTTCATCCcttggg
This genomic interval from Falco peregrinus isolate bFalPer1 chromosome 2, bFalPer1.pri, whole genome shotgun sequence contains the following:
- the VPS37D gene encoding vacuolar protein sorting-associated protein 37D isoform X1, yielding MSRPPAPTGSPRRFGALSTAQLRALLQDELRLQRAARLSRKFQSLQLEREMCLASNCALARVNLSLRPRLEDGKASLAIKYQELQEIREACWEKQQCLAPSLPNTEAYLKKWSPQSALGQLQAKLDASEAESETQVERFLAQDLPLDSFLESFHQSRTRSHICQTQLEKLQELLRKDQAGRDAVGLVGRPGALTSLAPARLAPLRSGVAPKAFDLSYGFVPTFLIPLEAVVPFAMPAVPPRSHLPALEHQPASPCSEISSPVSPLHLVRHVPLLSPQPFCRQQQLQDQKQEPPHR
- the DNAJC30 gene encoding dnaJ homolog subfamily C member 30, mitochondrial, with translation MEPAALGRLRRLLPAAPRAPRLGRALAPSRGGQTGGGGGGAPRARRDLYEVLGVPATATAAQIKTAYYEQSFRYHPDRNAGSAAAAARFAAVSEAYRVLGSAALRRKYDRGLLSAEDLRGAPPPPPRPRAPAPPPARPPATARRWPVPPPFDFDAFYRAHYGQQLEREQVLRAQREKLRLLREEAAAQGRFRLLSDLSVAFLLVLGFAVLYGLK
- the VPS37D gene encoding vacuolar protein sorting-associated protein 37D isoform X2, translating into MSRPPAPTGSPRRFGALSTAQLRALLQDELRLQRAARLSRKFQSLQLEREMCLASNCALARVNLSLRPRLEDGKASLAIKYQELQEIREACWEKQQCLEAYLKKWSPQSALGQLQAKLDASEAESETQVERFLAQDLPLDSFLESFHQSRTRSHICQTQLEKLQELLRKDQAGRDAVGLVGRPGALTSLAPARLAPLRSGVAPKAFDLSYGFVPTFLIPLEAVVPFAMPAVPPRSHLPALEHQPASPCSEISSPVSPLHLVRHVPLLSPQPFCRQQQLQDQKQEPPHR